Proteins co-encoded in one Polaromonas vacuolata genomic window:
- a CDS encoding DUF2177 family protein, with protein sequence MTSPKYIGVYFTIFLVMLLIDMVWLRVIAVTWYQEAMGPLLSDKPNLYAAAAFYFLFPLGLMIFGVLLQADANVLKAVGIGAAFGFFAYATYDLTNLAVIKNWPLGLTFLDIAWGTFVSGVSVGAGKLTFDYLKV encoded by the coding sequence ATGACATCACCAAAATACATAGGTGTTTACTTCACGATTTTTCTGGTCATGCTGCTAATAGATATGGTTTGGCTGCGAGTGATAGCCGTTACTTGGTACCAAGAGGCAATGGGGCCGCTGCTATCGGATAAGCCTAACTTATATGCGGCCGCAGCTTTTTACTTTCTTTTTCCCTTAGGTTTGATGATTTTTGGTGTGCTGCTGCAGGCCGATGCGAATGTCCTCAAAGCCGTTGGTATTGGTGCGGCGTTCGGCTTTTTTGCATACGCCACCTATGATTTGACCAATCTCGCAGTTATTAAAAATTGGCCGCTTGGGCTGACTTTCTTAGATATTGCTTGGGGTACTTTTGTTAGTGGCGTGTCAGTTGGTGCCGGAAAACTGACGTTTGACTACCTTAAAGTCTGA
- a CDS encoding co-chaperone GroES, whose protein sequence is MKLRPLHDRVIVKRVENETKTASGIVIPDSAAEKPDQGEILAVGPGKKNDKGEISPVGVKVGDRVLFGKYSGQTVKIDGDELLVMKEEDLFAVVEK, encoded by the coding sequence ATGAAACTTCGTCCCTTGCACGACCGCGTAATCGTTAAACGTGTAGAAAATGAAACTAAAACTGCTTCCGGCATCGTCATTCCTGACAGCGCCGCTGAAAAGCCAGACCAGGGCGAAATCCTGGCTGTTGGCCCAGGCAAGAAAAATGACAAGGGCGAAATTTCTCCCGTAGGCGTTAAGGTCGGCGACCGCGTTCTGTTCGGCAAATACAGCGGCCAGACCGTCAAGATTGACGGCGACGAGCTGCTGGTCATGAAAGAAGAAGACCTGTTCGCAGTGGTCGAGAAGTAA
- the groL gene encoding chaperonin GroEL (60 kDa chaperone family; promotes refolding of misfolded polypeptides especially under stressful conditions; forms two stacked rings of heptamers to form a barrel-shaped 14mer; ends can be capped by GroES; misfolded proteins enter the barrel where they are refolded when GroES binds) — protein MAAKDVVFGGEARARMVEGVNILANAVKVTLGPKGRNVVLERSFGAPTVTKDGVSVAKEIELKDKLQNMGAQMVKEVASKTSDIAGDGTTTATVLAQAIVHEGMKYVAAGMNPMDLKRGIDKAVTALVEELKKASKATTTSKEIAQVGSISANSDETIGKIIADAMDKVGKEGVITVEDGKSLESELDVVEGMQFDRGYLSPYFINNPEKQSAILEDPFVLLYDKKISNIRDLLPTLEQVAKAGRPLLIIAEEVDGEALATLVVNTLRGILKVVAVKAPGFGDRRKAMLEDIACLTGGKVIAEEVGMSLEKVTLADLGQAKRIEVGKENTIIIDGAGAAADIEARVKQVRVQIEEASSDYDREKLQERVAKLAGGVAVIKVGAATEVEMKEKKARVEDALHATRAAVEEGIVAGGGVALLRAKQTAGVIKGDNADQDAGIKLVLRAIEAPLREIVYNAGGEASVVVNAVLAGTGNYGFNAANDTYGDMIEMGILDPTKVTRTALQNAASVASLMLTTEAMIAEAPKDDSAGGGMPGGMGGMGGMGGMDM, from the coding sequence ATGGCAGCAAAAGACGTAGTATTTGGCGGCGAAGCCCGCGCACGCATGGTCGAGGGTGTCAACATCCTGGCCAACGCAGTTAAAGTAACTTTGGGCCCTAAAGGCCGCAACGTAGTTCTGGAGCGCTCTTTCGGCGCCCCAACGGTGACCAAAGACGGCGTGTCCGTTGCCAAGGAAATCGAACTTAAAGACAAGCTGCAAAACATGGGCGCGCAGATGGTCAAGGAAGTCGCTTCCAAGACCTCTGACATCGCTGGTGACGGCACCACAACGGCTACCGTTTTGGCCCAAGCCATTGTCCACGAAGGCATGAAATATGTCGCCGCTGGCATGAACCCAATGGATTTGAAGCGCGGCATCGACAAAGCCGTCACCGCCTTGGTTGAAGAGCTGAAAAAAGCATCTAAAGCCACCACCACTTCGAAAGAAATCGCTCAGGTCGGTTCGATCTCGGCTAACTCTGACGAAACCATCGGCAAGATCATTGCTGACGCAATGGACAAAGTCGGCAAAGAAGGCGTCATTACCGTTGAAGACGGCAAGTCCTTAGAGTCCGAGCTTGACGTCGTTGAAGGCATGCAGTTTGACCGCGGCTACCTCTCACCATACTTCATCAACAACCCAGAAAAGCAGTCCGCGATTCTGGAAGATCCGTTTGTCTTGCTTTACGACAAAAAAATCAGCAACATCCGTGACCTGCTTCCTACACTGGAACAAGTTGCCAAGGCTGGCCGTCCATTGCTGATCATCGCTGAAGAAGTTGATGGCGAAGCTCTGGCGACTTTGGTGGTCAACACCTTGCGCGGTATTTTGAAAGTAGTCGCTGTTAAGGCGCCTGGTTTCGGCGATCGCCGCAAAGCCATGCTCGAAGACATCGCCTGCCTGACCGGCGGCAAAGTGATTGCTGAAGAAGTTGGCATGTCGCTTGAGAAAGTCACACTGGCTGACCTCGGTCAAGCCAAGCGTATCGAAGTCGGCAAAGAAAACACCATCATCATCGACGGTGCCGGTGCAGCTGCTGATATCGAAGCGCGTGTCAAGCAAGTGCGCGTTCAAATCGAAGAAGCGTCTAGCGACTACGACCGTGAAAAACTGCAAGAGCGCGTGGCCAAGTTGGCCGGCGGTGTTGCCGTGATCAAGGTTGGCGCAGCTACCGAAGTCGAAATGAAAGAAAAGAAAGCCCGCGTTGAAGACGCACTGCACGCTACCCGCGCTGCTGTGGAAGAAGGCATTGTGGCTGGCGGCGGCGTAGCATTGCTGCGTGCCAAGCAAACTGCTGGCGTGATCAAAGGCGACAACGCCGATCAAGACGCTGGTATCAAGTTGGTGCTGCGCGCCATTGAAGCGCCTTTGCGCGAAATCGTCTACAACGCAGGCGGCGAAGCTTCTGTTGTGGTCAATGCAGTGTTGGCCGGTACCGGCAACTACGGCTTTAATGCAGCCAACGACACCTACGGCGACATGATCGAAATGGGTATCTTGGATCCAACGAAAGTAACGCGTACTGCACTGCAGAACGCCGCTTCCGTCGCATCCCTGATGCTGACGACCGAAGCCATGATTGCTGAAGCGCCAAAAGACGACTCAGCCGGCGGCGGTATGCCAGGCGGCATGGGTGGAATGGGCGGCATGGGCGGCATGGACATGTAA
- a CDS encoding DUF805 domain-containing protein, with protein MTFSQAISSCMSKYGTFKGRAARSEFWWFVLFQFLVFAAVAMLNEKLLALVQLGLLLPYLAVGARRLHDIGRTGWWQLIGLSGIGLLVLIYWWVQESELGQN; from the coding sequence ATGACGTTTAGCCAAGCCATTTCTTCGTGCATGAGCAAATACGGCACATTTAAAGGTCGAGCTGCGCGCTCTGAATTTTGGTGGTTTGTGCTGTTTCAATTCTTGGTCTTTGCCGCTGTTGCTATGCTGAACGAAAAGCTCTTAGCTCTGGTGCAACTAGGCCTGCTGCTGCCTTATCTGGCGGTAGGTGCGCGCCGTTTGCATGATATTGGCCGCACCGGCTGGTGGCAGCTTATTGGCTTGAGCGGTATTGGCTTATTGGTGCTGATTTACTGGTGGGTACAAGAGTCTGAGCTTGGCCAAAATTAA
- the pgi gene encoding glucose-6-phosphate isomerase, with protein sequence MSRVRCDKTAAWAKLNDLYQTQGRDFDLRQAFTADATRFETFSQSAPYVFADLSKNRIDAQTESLLIELARETGLEQHRDAMFAGEAINRTEQRAVMHFLLRSPADQVVSPAMAPELLKVHATLDSMLDFAEKIRHDAAYKDITDIVNVGIGGSDLGPQMAVLAMQDFAIAGKRFQFVSNVDEHELLSVLAELKPQSTLFLVASKTFTTPETMLNAHSALRWFKASGGQDVARHFVGLTTNLAAAKTFGIQTCFGFWDWVGGRYSLWSAIGLPIALAIGAAGFRELLAGAHAMDQHFQSAPLAQNLPVRLGLLDIWYRNFHGFSSRSIAPYSSALRRLPAYLQQLEMESNGKRVDMDGQTLPFATAPVLWGEPGTNGQHAYFQMLHQGSSVVPVEFVAVKNALQGMPGHHEKLIANVLAQAQSLMVGKTDVGGHRDFPGNRPSSFLLLDALNPRSLGALLALQEHRVFVSGSVWGINSFDQWGVELGKSLAQDIAPRLQSGDVQGLDGSTAGLLRRLRAT encoded by the coding sequence ATGAGTAGAGTGCGCTGCGATAAAACTGCTGCCTGGGCTAAATTAAATGACTTGTACCAGACACAAGGTCGTGACTTCGATCTGCGCCAAGCCTTTACGGCGGATGCAACACGCTTCGAAACCTTTAGCCAAAGCGCACCCTATGTTTTTGCAGACTTATCAAAAAACCGTATTGACGCGCAAACTGAGTCGTTGCTCATAGAGTTGGCCCGTGAAACTGGCCTAGAGCAGCACCGCGATGCGATGTTTGCGGGCGAAGCGATTAACCGCACCGAGCAGCGCGCGGTGATGCATTTTTTACTGCGCAGTCCTGCCGATCAAGTAGTCAGTCCGGCGATGGCGCCCGAGTTACTTAAAGTGCACGCCACGTTAGACAGCATGTTGGATTTTGCAGAGAAAATTCGGCATGACGCGGCCTACAAAGACATCACCGACATCGTCAATGTCGGCATCGGTGGCTCGGATTTAGGGCCGCAGATGGCGGTGCTGGCGATGCAGGATTTTGCGATTGCGGGCAAGCGCTTTCAATTTGTCTCTAACGTTGACGAGCATGAACTGTTAAGCGTATTGGCCGAGTTAAAGCCGCAGAGCACTTTATTTTTGGTGGCATCTAAGACCTTTACTACGCCGGAGACCATGCTCAATGCGCATTCGGCTCTGCGTTGGTTTAAGGCTAGTGGTGGGCAAGACGTCGCGCGCCATTTCGTTGGACTGACCACCAATTTGGCCGCCGCCAAGACCTTTGGGATCCAGACCTGCTTTGGTTTTTGGGATTGGGTGGGCGGCCGCTATTCACTTTGGTCGGCCATAGGTTTGCCAATTGCACTGGCTATTGGTGCGGCGGGTTTTCGGGAATTGTTGGCCGGTGCACACGCTATGGATCAACACTTTCAGAGCGCACCACTGGCGCAAAATCTGCCGGTTAGGCTGGGTTTGTTAGATATTTGGTACCGTAATTTTCACGGCTTTAGCAGCCGCAGCATCGCGCCTTACAGTAGCGCATTGCGCCGCCTACCGGCTTATTTGCAGCAGCTTGAGATGGAGAGTAATGGCAAGCGCGTGGACATGGACGGTCAGACCCTACCCTTTGCGACAGCACCTGTGCTGTGGGGTGAACCTGGCACCAACGGTCAGCACGCTTATTTTCAGATGTTGCATCAAGGCAGTAGCGTGGTGCCGGTTGAATTTGTAGCGGTCAAAAATGCGCTTCAAGGCATGCCCGGACACCATGAAAAACTCATCGCCAATGTGCTGGCCCAAGCGCAGTCACTAATGGTTGGAAAGACCGACGTGGGCGGACATAGAGATTTTCCGGGTAATCGGCCGAGTAGTTTTTTGCTGCTCGACGCGCTCAATCCGCGTAGCTTGGGCGCTTTGCTGGCGCTGCAAGAACACCGGGTGTTTGTTAGCGGCTCGGTGTGGGGTATTAATAGCTTTGATCAGTGGGGCGTAGAGCTGGGTAAGTCGCTGGCACAAGATATTGCGCCGCGCTTGCAAAGCGGCGATGTCCAGGGTTTGGACGGCTCTACCGCAGGTTTGCTGCGGCGACTGCGCGCCACTTAA
- the tal gene encoding transaldolase produces the protein MNQLDALKKFTTVVADTGDFKQLAQFKPQDATTNPSLILKAVQKPEYQPLLADTLGKHKGQSLDVLMDHLLVRFGCEILQTIPGRVSTEVDARLSFDTAASVARGERLIALYKAEGIGAERVLIKVAATPEGIAAAALLEQRGIHTNLTLLFSFCQAVACADAKVQLISPFVGRIYDWYKKSAGTSWDEAANAGVNDPGVKSVREIYNYYKHFGIKTEVMGASFRNCGQITALAGCDLLTISPELLAQLAANSAPLALALDAKAAVALDLAAVSFDTSGLRLALNQDAMASEKLAEGIRAFVADTLKLEQIMLAAA, from the coding sequence ATGAATCAACTCGACGCACTCAAAAAATTCACCACTGTGGTTGCTGATACCGGCGACTTCAAACAGCTGGCTCAGTTCAAGCCGCAGGACGCGACGACTAATCCGTCCTTAATTCTCAAGGCCGTCCAAAAGCCTGAATATCAACCTCTGCTGGCTGACACACTTGGCAAGCACAAAGGTCAATCACTTGACGTGCTGATGGACCACTTGCTGGTGCGCTTTGGCTGCGAAATCCTGCAAACTATTCCCGGCCGCGTGTCCACTGAGGTCGATGCGCGTTTGAGCTTTGATACCGCAGCCAGCGTAGCGCGTGGCGAACGCCTGATTGCGCTCTACAAGGCCGAGGGCATTGGTGCAGAGCGGGTTTTGATCAAGGTTGCAGCTACCCCTGAAGGTATTGCCGCTGCAGCCTTGCTTGAGCAGCGCGGTATTCATACCAATCTCACGCTGCTGTTTTCGTTCTGCCAAGCCGTGGCTTGTGCCGATGCCAAGGTACAACTGATCTCGCCCTTTGTTGGCCGTATTTATGACTGGTATAAAAAGTCTGCCGGTACGAGTTGGGATGAGGCGGCGAACGCAGGTGTCAATGATCCGGGCGTGAAGTCGGTGCGTGAAATTTATAACTATTACAAACACTTTGGCATTAAGACTGAAGTCATGGGTGCGAGCTTTCGTAATTGCGGCCAGATCACTGCGCTTGCTGGCTGTGATTTGTTGACCATCAGCCCGGAATTACTGGCCCAGTTGGCGGCTAACTCGGCTCCGCTGGCGCTGGCCTTGGATGCTAAAGCTGCCGTTGCGTTGGACTTGGCGGCAGTCAGTTTTGATACGTCCGGTTTACGCTTGGCGCTCAATCAAGATGCGATGGCTAGCGAAAAACTGGCTGAAGGCATACGCGCCTTTGTTGCTGACACACTCAAGCTTGAACAAATTATGCTGGCTGCTGCATGA
- the zwf gene encoding glucose-6-phosphate dehydrogenase, producing MRFDLILFGGTGDLVWRKLMPALFQAFRHGSLPTDGRIVGVARDDLDDEQYRALIKSRFDEVDLAKRPSEEEFSRFAARLTYLRMDLSNATDYTHLAAKLAEHQADTVVMYLATAPSLFTIFCEHIGAAGLNGPQVRVVLEKPLGHNLASNRAINESVRKVFDEKQIFRIDHYLGKPSVQNLFAMRFGNALFEPLWRRENIANIQITIAEELGIEKRGAFYDSTGALRDMVQNHALQLLCAIGMEPPINAHADAIRDEKLKVLRSLKPWTTESLRQHVVRGQYSAGTINGAQVAGYASEPGVGQGSQTETFVALRTEIANWRWAGVPFYIRTGKRMARSSAFIEVNFRPTPHAIFKTPLGSANRLVIHLQPKDGLELHLLAQGQQNRGQTNAETSATVQSLSPVQLDLDFDKRFGSQRVGAYERLLLDVIDGRLNLFVRSDEQEAAWRWVEPIMESWKHDEGPRLYAAGTWGPGAASAMIARDGFCWPEEC from the coding sequence ATGAGATTTGACCTGATACTTTTTGGCGGCACCGGCGACCTAGTCTGGCGCAAACTCATGCCAGCCCTTTTCCAAGCCTTTCGCCACGGCAGCTTGCCAACCGATGGTCGCATCGTCGGCGTGGCGCGCGACGACCTCGACGATGAGCAGTACCGGGCGCTGATCAAGTCTCGCTTTGATGAAGTTGACTTGGCCAAACGGCCTAGCGAAGAAGAGTTTTCTCGCTTTGCCGCGCGCTTGACGTATCTGCGCATGGATTTATCCAACGCCACCGATTACACCCATCTCGCCGCAAAACTGGCTGAGCACCAAGCCGACACGGTAGTGATGTACTTAGCCACTGCCCCCAGTTTATTCACGATTTTTTGCGAACATATAGGCGCGGCTGGTCTGAATGGTCCTCAAGTTCGCGTGGTACTAGAAAAACCGCTAGGCCACAACTTGGCATCGAACCGGGCGATTAACGAGAGTGTGCGCAAAGTATTTGACGAAAAGCAAATCTTCAGGATTGACCACTACTTGGGCAAACCTTCAGTACAAAACCTGTTTGCAATGCGCTTTGGCAATGCCTTATTTGAGCCTCTTTGGCGGCGTGAAAATATCGCAAATATACAAATCACAATCGCCGAAGAGTTGGGCATAGAAAAGCGTGGCGCTTTTTACGACAGCACCGGTGCGTTGCGCGACATGGTGCAAAACCATGCACTGCAACTGCTGTGCGCCATCGGCATGGAGCCGCCGATTAATGCCCATGCAGACGCGATACGCGACGAAAAACTCAAGGTCTTGCGCTCACTCAAGCCCTGGACGACTGAAAGCCTACGCCAGCATGTGGTGCGCGGCCAGTACTCTGCCGGCACCATCAACGGCGCCCAAGTTGCGGGATATGCCAGCGAGCCCGGCGTAGGCCAAGGCAGTCAAACTGAAACTTTTGTTGCGCTGCGCACCGAGATCGCCAACTGGCGTTGGGCCGGCGTGCCGTTCTACATTCGAACCGGCAAACGCATGGCACGTAGCAGTGCTTTTATTGAAGTGAACTTTAGGCCCACGCCGCACGCCATTTTCAAAACTCCGCTGGGTTCGGCGAATCGACTGGTGATTCATCTGCAACCCAAAGATGGGCTGGAACTGCATCTGCTTGCACAAGGACAGCAAAATCGTGGCCAGACCAACGCGGAAACCAGTGCCACGGTGCAAAGCCTCTCGCCGGTCCAGCTTGATCTGGATTTTGATAAACGCTTTGGCTCTCAACGGGTAGGCGCGTATGAACGCTTGCTGCTTGACGTGATTGACGGACGTCTGAATCTATTTGTACGCAGTGACGAGCAAGAAGCCGCTTGGCGCTGGGTTGAACCGATTATGGAGAGCTGGAAGCATGATGAAGGACCTAGGCTATATGCCGCCGGAACCTGGGGGCCAGGTGCCGCCAGTGCCATGATTGCCAGAGACGGTTTTTGTTGGCCTGAAGAATGTTAA
- a CDS encoding MurR/RpiR family transcriptional regulator: MLERVKASLTSLAPAEQRVGKLVLADPRAFATLPITELALRSHVSKPTVVRFCRSMGYDGLSDFKLKLAGSVSEGVPFVHRSVDVDDKTNDVMVKVIDNTVAAFLKYRNDASSAAIEKATDALAATYNAGKRIEFFGVGNSGIVAQDAQHKFFRLGVTSIAYSDGHMQVMSASLLGPGDCVVVISNSGRTRDLMDSCEIAKKNGATTIVITATGSPLAAAGQIHLAADHPEGYDRYSPMVSRLMHLMIIDIVATCLALRIGAKLQPLLQEMKNNLRNKRYT; encoded by the coding sequence ATGCTAGAGCGAGTTAAAGCCTCACTGACTTCACTAGCTCCTGCCGAGCAACGGGTGGGCAAGCTGGTGCTGGCTGATCCACGCGCTTTTGCGACCTTGCCGATTACCGAACTAGCCTTACGCTCACATGTGAGCAAGCCGACTGTGGTGCGTTTTTGCCGCAGCATGGGCTATGACGGGCTGAGTGATTTCAAACTCAAACTTGCCGGTAGCGTCAGTGAGGGCGTGCCCTTTGTACACCGCAGCGTGGATGTGGACGATAAAACCAATGACGTGATGGTCAAAGTCATAGACAACACCGTGGCCGCATTTCTCAAGTATCGCAATGACGCCTCATCAGCAGCAATTGAAAAAGCCACCGACGCTTTGGCGGCTACTTATAACGCCGGCAAACGGATTGAATTTTTTGGCGTTGGAAATTCCGGCATAGTCGCGCAAGATGCGCAGCACAAATTTTTTCGCTTAGGCGTGACCAGCATTGCTTATAGTGACGGCCACATGCAGGTGATGAGTGCTTCGCTACTAGGCCCTGGGGACTGTGTGGTGGTGATTTCAAACTCAGGCCGCACACGTGACTTAATGGATTCTTGCGAGATCGCCAAAAAAAACGGTGCAACCACTATAGTCATCACCGCCACCGGCTCGCCGTTAGCGGCGGCTGGACAAATTCACCTTGCCGCCGACCATCCAGAAGGCTACGACCGCTATAGCCCAATGGTCTCGCGGCTGATGCACTTGATGATTATCGACATCGTGGCGACCTGTCTTGCGCTGAGAATTGGCGCTAAACTGCAGCCGCTGTTGCAAGAGATGAAGAATAATCTACGTAACAAGCGCTACACATAA
- a CDS encoding M20 aminoacylase family protein, with the protein MNNLALDADYKPAVLSASGRAFAQISQFHPELTAFRRDLHANPELGFEEVYTAGRVAQALKLCGVDEVHTGIGKTGMVAVIKGQPSHANKPRPMIGLRADMDALPMTEHNAFGWKSAKAGLHGCGHDGHTTMLVGAARYLAQTRHFAGDAVLVFQPAEEGRGGAHAMIKDGLFERFPVDSIYAMHNWPAMQPGTVGINPGPMMAAADRITIEITGKGGHGAHAYLTVDPVLVAAHIITAVQSIVSRNVKAMDSAVVSLCSMHAGDPGAMSVVPGSATLIGTVRTFKPEVQDLVERRLHSLCSGIADAFGATAVLTYEKIYPATINSPAGYSMALAVAQALVGSQNVVRDLEPSMGSEDFSFMLQAKPGAYLRLGQGEQIADGKGGFTHGLGTQFLHNSRYDFNDAVLPLGAALFAGIVERSMPLG; encoded by the coding sequence ATGAATAACCTTGCGCTAGATGCCGACTACAAACCTGCTGTTTTGAGCGCTAGCGGCAGGGCTTTCGCACAAATTTCTCAATTTCATCCAGAACTCACCGCCTTTAGGCGCGATCTGCATGCCAATCCAGAATTAGGCTTTGAAGAGGTTTATACGGCTGGTCGGGTCGCGCAAGCGCTAAAGCTTTGCGGCGTGGATGAAGTCCATACCGGTATTGGTAAAACTGGCATGGTTGCGGTTATCAAAGGTCAGCCTAGCCATGCGAATAAACCCAGACCCATGATTGGCCTGCGCGCCGATATGGACGCCTTACCCATGACAGAGCACAACGCCTTTGGCTGGAAATCAGCCAAAGCCGGCTTACACGGCTGTGGCCACGACGGCCACACTACCATGCTGGTGGGTGCCGCGCGCTATCTGGCCCAGACGCGTCATTTCGCCGGCGACGCTGTGTTGGTCTTTCAACCCGCCGAAGAAGGTCGGGGCGGCGCCCACGCCATGATTAAAGATGGTTTGTTTGAGCGTTTCCCAGTGGATTCAATTTACGCCATGCACAACTGGCCGGCCATGCAACCGGGCACGGTAGGCATCAACCCCGGCCCCATGATGGCGGCAGCTGATCGAATCACGATTGAGATCACCGGCAAAGGTGGTCACGGTGCGCATGCTTATTTAACGGTAGACCCGGTACTGGTGGCGGCCCACATCATCACGGCCGTGCAAAGCATTGTTTCCCGTAACGTCAAGGCTATGGATAGTGCCGTGGTAAGTCTGTGTTCGATGCATGCGGGCGATCCGGGCGCTATGAGTGTTGTGCCCGGTAGTGCCACCTTGATAGGCACGGTGCGCACTTTTAAACCCGAGGTGCAAGACCTGGTTGAGCGTCGTTTGCATAGTTTGTGTAGCGGCATAGCCGATGCGTTTGGCGCTACAGCTGTACTGACCTACGAAAAAATCTACCCCGCTACTATCAATTCACCGGCTGGCTATAGCATGGCGCTGGCAGTGGCTCAAGCTTTGGTGGGCTCGCAAAACGTGGTGCGTGATCTGGAACCTAGCATGGGCTCGGAAGACTTTTCTTTCATGCTCCAAGCCAAACCCGGCGCCTATCTTCGCTTGGGTCAGGGCGAGCAGATTGCGGACGGGAAGGGTGGTTTTACGCACGGCTTAGGGACGCAGTTTTTGCACAACAGCCGCTACGACTTTAATGACGCTGTGCTGCCACTAGGCGCAGCGCTGTTTGCGGGGATTGTGGAGCGCTCCATGCCCTTGGGCTAA
- a CDS encoding DUF3047 domain-containing protein, which produces MLKKRIRIFLVLAGLLQLASCALMQSSPVVNDLAETPSPIDSQNQNQYPDFPLLKQDLLASSNTQAPQSWSHHLLPGKEATQYFAQRLDGRNTVMAQSNSSASMLRQSLHVASADLGQLGFSWKLPSLITGADLTRRDAHDSPVRVVMIFEGDRASFSMKNAMLSELALAITGEPLPYATLSYVWCNSCAPNSVIINPRIDRFREIVLESGSQNLGQWRDYQRNIQVDFQRAFGEAPGALLGIAIMTDTDNTHQKAQAWYGPISMTR; this is translated from the coding sequence ATGTTAAAAAAACGGATACGAATCTTTCTAGTTCTCGCCGGCCTGCTGCAATTAGCTTCTTGCGCCTTGATGCAATCAAGCCCTGTGGTTAATGATCTGGCTGAAACGCCCAGTCCGATAGATAGCCAAAACCAAAATCAATACCCAGACTTCCCACTGCTCAAGCAAGACTTGCTCGCCAGTTCTAACACTCAAGCGCCGCAAAGCTGGAGCCACCATTTACTTCCCGGTAAAGAGGCAACTCAATACTTCGCGCAGCGCCTGGACGGTCGCAATACCGTGATGGCTCAATCGAATTCTTCCGCCAGCATGCTGCGCCAATCGCTGCATGTGGCGTCTGCTGATCTTGGTCAATTGGGTTTTTCCTGGAAGTTGCCCAGCTTAATTACTGGCGCCGACTTGACCCGGCGTGATGCGCATGACTCGCCAGTCAGAGTGGTGATGATTTTTGAAGGTGACCGAGCTAGTTTTTCTATGAAAAATGCCATGCTGTCAGAACTGGCTTTGGCCATCACTGGCGAGCCGCTGCCTTATGCCACGTTGTCTTATGTTTGGTGTAACAGCTGCGCGCCCAACAGCGTCATCATCAATCCACGCATAGACCGATTCCGTGAAATTGTGCTGGAGTCTGGTTCCCAAAATCTGGGGCAATGGCGGGATTACCAGCGCAATATACAAGTAGACTTTCAGCGTGCTTTTGGTGAAGCCCCCGGCGCGCTGCTAGGAATTGCCATCATGACGGATACTGACAACACACATCAAAAAGCACAGGCTTGGTATGGTCCTATTTCAATGACTCGCTAA